A part of Streptomyces sp. NBC_01451 genomic DNA contains:
- a CDS encoding acyl-CoA synthetase yields the protein MTQQYGSTVDGVLRRSAQRVPARTAVEYRERVWTYEELDEAVSRAAGVLRAEGLAPGDRVGAYGHNSDAYLIAFLACARAGLVHVPVNQNLTGDDLTYIVDQSGSTLVLADPDLADRLPDGVRTLPLRDADGSLLARLADTAPYDGPESRTEDLVQLLYTSGTTALPKGAMMTHRSLVHEYLSAIAALDLSPGDRPVHSLPLYHSAQMHVFLLPYLAVGAPNVILDAPDGDAILDLVEAGRADSLFAPPTVWIGLAGRPDFATRDLSGLRKAYYGASIMPVPVLERLRERLPKLAFYNCFGQSEIGPLSMVLGPYEHKGRLDSCGRPVLFVDARVVDENGVEVADGTAGEVVYRSPQLCEGYWDKPEETTAAFRDGWFHSGDLAVRDADGFYTVVDRVKDVINSGGVLIASRQVEDALYTHEAVAEVAVVGLPDERWIEAVTAVVVARGEVTEDELVAHAREKLAHFKAPKRVLFVDELPRNASGKILKRELRDRFADS from the coding sequence ATGACGCAGCAATACGGGAGCACGGTTGACGGAGTGCTGCGGCGCAGCGCCCAGCGCGTTCCGGCGCGGACGGCGGTCGAGTACCGCGAGCGGGTCTGGACGTACGAGGAACTCGACGAGGCCGTCTCCCGTGCGGCGGGCGTTCTGCGTGCCGAAGGCCTGGCCCCCGGCGACCGGGTCGGCGCCTACGGCCACAACTCGGACGCCTACCTGATCGCCTTCCTCGCCTGCGCCCGGGCCGGACTCGTGCACGTCCCCGTCAACCAGAACCTCACCGGCGACGATCTCACCTACATCGTGGACCAGTCCGGCAGCACCCTGGTCCTGGCGGACCCGGACCTCGCCGACCGGCTCCCCGACGGCGTGCGGACCCTGCCGCTGCGCGACGCCGACGGCTCACTGCTCGCCCGGCTGGCCGACACCGCGCCCTACGACGGTCCCGAGTCGCGCACCGAGGACCTGGTGCAATTGCTGTACACCTCCGGGACCACCGCGCTGCCCAAGGGCGCGATGATGACCCACCGCTCCCTGGTGCACGAGTACCTGAGCGCGATCGCCGCCCTCGACCTGAGCCCCGGTGACCGGCCCGTGCACTCGCTGCCCCTCTACCACTCGGCGCAGATGCACGTGTTCCTACTGCCCTATCTCGCGGTAGGCGCCCCGAACGTCATCCTCGACGCACCGGACGGCGACGCGATCCTCGACCTCGTCGAAGCCGGTCGGGCGGACAGCCTGTTCGCACCGCCGACCGTGTGGATCGGCCTCGCGGGCCGCCCCGACTTCGCGACCCGCGACCTGAGCGGACTGCGCAAGGCGTACTACGGGGCGTCGATCATGCCGGTCCCCGTCCTGGAGCGGCTGCGCGAGCGGCTCCCGAAACTCGCCTTCTACAACTGTTTCGGCCAGAGCGAGATCGGCCCCCTCTCCATGGTTCTGGGGCCCTACGAGCACAAGGGCCGGCTGGACTCCTGCGGGCGCCCGGTTCTGTTCGTGGACGCGCGGGTGGTCGACGAGAACGGTGTGGAGGTGGCCGACGGCACGGCCGGCGAGGTCGTCTACCGGTCCCCGCAGCTGTGCGAGGGCTACTGGGACAAGCCCGAGGAGACGACAGCCGCTTTCCGCGACGGCTGGTTCCACTCCGGTGACCTGGCCGTCCGGGACGCCGACGGCTTCTACACCGTCGTCGACCGGGTGAAGGACGTCATCAACTCCGGTGGCGTACTGATCGCCTCACGTCAGGTCGAGGACGCCCTGTACACCCACGAGGCGGTCGCCGAGGTGGCCGTCGTCGGCCTTCCCGACGAGCGCTGGATCGAGGCGGTCACGGCGGTCGTCGTCGCGCGCGGCGAGGTGACGGAGGACGAACTCGTCGCCCACGCCCGCGAGAAGCTCGCCCACTTCAAGGCACCGAAGCGGGTTCTGTTCGTGGACGAGCTGCCGCGCAACGCGAGCGGGAAGATCCTCAAGCGCGAGCTGAGGGACCGGTTCGCGGATTCCTGA
- a CDS encoding acyl-CoA synthetase yields the protein MSESPNGFWAQAAADPERMVLIAPDGEQWTAGRLHAATNQLVHGLRAAGLERGDAFAVVLPNGVEFLVAYLAASQAGFYLVPVNHHLVGPEIAWIVSDSGAKVLIAHERFADAARAAADEAQLPAERRYAVGEVDGFRPYAGLLDGQPESPPDERTLGWVMNYTSGTTGRPRGIRRPLQGKPPEEAYLGGFLGIFGIKPFGGNVHLVCSPLYHTAVLQFAGASLHIGHRLVLMDKWTPEEMLRVIDAHKCTHTHMVPTQFHRLLALPERVRRAYDVSSMRHAIHGAAPCPDHVKRAMIDWWGDCVEEYYAASEGGGAFATAEDWLKKPGTVGKAWPISELAIFDDDGNRLPPGELGTVYMKMSTGGFAYHKDEGKTRKNRIGDFFTVGDLGVLDEDGYLFLRDRKIDMIISGGVNIYPAEIESALLAHPAVADAAAFGIPNDDWGEEVKAVVEAAPGHVPGPDLATEILGHCARQLAGYKRPKSVDFIDRMPRDPNGKLYKRRLRDPYWEGRTRPV from the coding sequence GTGAGCGAGAGCCCCAACGGTTTCTGGGCGCAGGCCGCCGCCGACCCCGAGCGCATGGTCCTCATCGCGCCGGACGGTGAGCAGTGGACCGCCGGACGGCTGCACGCCGCCACCAACCAACTGGTCCACGGGCTGCGCGCCGCCGGACTCGAACGCGGTGACGCCTTCGCCGTGGTCCTGCCCAACGGCGTCGAGTTCCTCGTGGCGTACCTGGCCGCCTCCCAGGCCGGGTTCTACCTGGTCCCGGTCAACCACCACCTCGTCGGGCCCGAGATCGCCTGGATCGTCTCCGACTCCGGCGCCAAGGTGCTCATCGCGCACGAGCGGTTCGCCGACGCGGCCCGAGCCGCCGCCGACGAGGCACAGCTTCCGGCGGAGCGGCGGTACGCGGTCGGCGAGGTCGACGGATTCCGGCCGTACGCCGGGCTCCTCGACGGACAGCCCGAGTCGCCGCCCGACGAGCGCACCCTCGGCTGGGTCATGAACTACACCTCGGGCACCACGGGCCGTCCGCGCGGCATCCGGCGCCCGTTGCAGGGCAAGCCGCCCGAGGAGGCGTACCTCGGCGGGTTCCTCGGCATCTTCGGCATCAAGCCGTTCGGCGGGAACGTCCACCTCGTCTGCTCGCCGCTCTACCACACCGCAGTGCTCCAGTTCGCGGGCGCGTCCCTGCACATCGGGCACCGCCTGGTACTGATGGACAAGTGGACGCCGGAGGAGATGCTCCGCGTCATCGACGCCCACAAGTGCACGCACACCCACATGGTGCCGACCCAGTTCCACCGGCTGCTGGCGCTGCCGGAACGGGTGCGGCGGGCGTACGACGTGTCGTCCATGCGGCACGCCATCCATGGTGCCGCGCCCTGCCCCGACCATGTGAAACGGGCCATGATCGACTGGTGGGGCGACTGTGTGGAGGAGTACTACGCGGCCAGTGAGGGCGGCGGGGCGTTCGCGACCGCCGAGGACTGGCTGAAGAAGCCCGGCACGGTCGGCAAGGCCTGGCCGATCAGTGAACTCGCGATCTTCGACGACGACGGCAACCGGCTGCCGCCCGGCGAACTCGGCACCGTCTACATGAAGATGAGCACCGGCGGCTTCGCGTATCACAAGGACGAGGGCAAGACGCGGAAGAACCGCATCGGGGACTTCTTCACCGTCGGCGACCTGGGTGTCCTCGACGAGGACGGCTACCTCTTCCTCCGGGACCGCAAGATCGACATGATCATCTCGGGCGGGGTCAACATCTACCCGGCCGAGATCGAGTCCGCCCTGCTCGCCCACCCCGCCGTCGCCGACGCCGCCGCCTTCGGCATCCCGAACGACGACTGGGGCGAGGAGGTCAAGGCGGTCGTGGAGGCGGCGCCCGGACATGTGCCGGGGCCCGACCTCGCCACCGAGATCCTCGGCCACTGCGCGCGCCAACTCGCCGGGTACAAGCGGCCCAAGAGCGTCGACTTCATCGACCGAATGCCGCGCGATCCCAACGGCAAGCTGTACAAACGGCGGTTGCGCGACCCGTACTGGGAGGGCCGTACGCGGCCAGTGTGA
- a CDS encoding penicillin acylase family protein, whose amino-acid sequence MRTRLRRLVVTAAALLTATTALPAATAQSGPSQASQAPQQHPSHGGLSAVIRYTEYGIPHIVAKDYANLGFGSGWAQAADQVCVLADGFVTLRGDRSRWFGPEAASDFSLSDASDNLSSDLYFRGVRDNGTVERLIAQPAPLGPSKAVKDLMNGWAAGYNAWLKQNRFKDPACAGAAWVRPVTGLDVATRAYALAVLGGQGGLVDAITAAQPPAASTTGTTTATESALPGASAAAKGARELFDLSDMGSNAVAFNGSTTADGRGLLLGNPHYPWQGGRRFWQSQQTIPGELNVAGGSLLGSPTISIGYNANVAWSHTVSTGVPLSLHQLKLDPADPTTYLVDGRPERMTRRSVTVPVKDGSPVTRTQWWTRYGPVVLSPAGNLPLPWTTTTAYALNDPNAANLRFYDTSLGFSKARGTADVLNSLDQHQGIPWVNTVAADSSGHSLFAQSQVLPRITDELAAACSTPLGKVLYPAAGVAVLDGSRADCAIGDDPDAVAPGIFGPARMPTLKDTPYVENSNDSAWLTNLDKPITGYERIFGPVRTAASPRTRGAVADVAALAAKGGLTVADLQRQQFANRSTSGALAAADAARACAALPGGTATSSSGTAVDVSQACGVLASWDRTMNSDSRGALLFDRFWRKLLGAVPSAQRWKVPFSAADPVGTPNTLNTDAPGFTRALADAVTELRAAGIPLDARLGDHQYVVRNGRRLPVGGGTESLGVWNKIEPVWDTANGGYRDNAFGSSHIQAVGWDGSRCPVARTLLTYSQSSNPNSPHFADQTRLFSAEKWVKARFCEKDILSSPALRVIRVHG is encoded by the coding sequence ATGCGCACCCGTTTGAGACGGCTCGTCGTCACGGCCGCCGCATTACTCACCGCCACGACAGCACTGCCCGCCGCCACGGCGCAGAGCGGGCCGTCACAGGCATCGCAGGCGCCACAGCAACATCCGTCCCACGGCGGTCTGTCCGCCGTGATCCGCTACACCGAGTACGGCATCCCGCACATCGTCGCGAAGGACTACGCGAACCTCGGCTTCGGCAGTGGCTGGGCGCAGGCCGCCGACCAGGTGTGTGTGCTCGCCGACGGTTTCGTGACCCTGCGCGGGGACCGCTCGCGCTGGTTCGGGCCCGAGGCGGCGAGCGACTTCTCGCTCTCCGACGCCTCCGACAACCTCTCCAGCGATCTGTACTTCCGTGGAGTGCGGGACAACGGCACGGTCGAGCGGCTGATCGCCCAGCCCGCGCCGCTGGGCCCGAGCAAGGCCGTCAAGGACCTGATGAACGGCTGGGCGGCCGGCTACAACGCCTGGCTGAAGCAGAACCGATTCAAAGACCCGGCCTGCGCGGGCGCCGCCTGGGTCCGGCCCGTGACGGGTCTCGACGTGGCCACCCGCGCCTACGCCCTCGCGGTGCTCGGCGGACAGGGCGGCCTCGTCGACGCGATCACCGCCGCGCAGCCGCCGGCCGCGTCCACCACAGGCACGACCACGGCCACGGAGTCCGCTCTCCCGGGCGCCTCCGCCGCCGCCAAGGGTGCGCGCGAGCTGTTCGACCTCTCCGACATGGGTTCCAACGCCGTCGCGTTCAACGGCAGTACGACCGCCGACGGCCGCGGCCTGCTGCTCGGCAACCCGCACTACCCGTGGCAGGGCGGACGCCGGTTCTGGCAGTCCCAGCAGACCATCCCGGGTGAACTGAACGTCGCGGGCGGGTCGTTGCTCGGCTCTCCGACGATCTCCATCGGGTACAACGCGAACGTGGCGTGGAGCCACACCGTCTCGACCGGTGTGCCGCTCAGCCTCCACCAGCTGAAGCTGGATCCCGCCGACCCGACGACGTACCTGGTCGACGGCAGGCCCGAGCGGATGACACGCCGGTCGGTGACCGTCCCGGTGAAGGACGGCTCGCCGGTGACCCGCACCCAGTGGTGGACCCGCTACGGCCCCGTCGTCCTCTCCCCCGCCGGCAATCTCCCGTTGCCCTGGACCACGACGACGGCGTACGCGCTCAACGACCCGAACGCGGCGAACCTGCGCTTCTACGACACCTCGCTCGGCTTCAGCAAGGCGCGCGGTACCGCCGACGTCCTCAACTCCCTCGACCAGCACCAGGGCATACCCTGGGTGAACACCGTCGCCGCCGACTCCTCGGGGCACTCCCTGTTCGCCCAGTCGCAGGTACTCCCCCGGATCACCGACGAGTTGGCCGCCGCCTGCTCGACGCCGCTCGGCAAGGTCCTCTACCCGGCGGCGGGCGTCGCGGTCCTCGACGGCTCTCGCGCCGACTGCGCGATCGGCGACGACCCGGACGCAGTGGCGCCCGGAATCTTCGGGCCCGCGCGGATGCCGACGCTGAAGGACACGCCGTACGTCGAGAACTCCAACGACAGCGCGTGGCTGACCAACCTCGACAAGCCGATCACCGGCTACGAGCGGATCTTCGGCCCGGTGCGCACGGCCGCCTCACCGCGTACCCGTGGTGCCGTCGCCGATGTGGCGGCGCTGGCCGCGAAGGGCGGGCTGACGGTCGCGGATCTCCAGCGGCAGCAGTTCGCGAACCGTTCGACGTCGGGCGCGCTGGCCGCCGCCGACGCGGCCCGGGCCTGCGCGGCCCTGCCGGGCGGTACGGCAACCAGTAGCTCCGGTACGGCAGTTGACGTCAGCCAGGCGTGCGGTGTGCTGGCGTCCTGGGACCGCACCATGAACAGCGACAGCCGGGGGGCGCTGCTCTTCGACCGCTTCTGGCGCAAGCTGCTCGGCGCTGTGCCATCCGCGCAGCGCTGGAAGGTGCCGTTCTCTGCGGCGGACCCGGTCGGTACCCCCAACACGCTCAACACGGACGCGCCGGGCTTCACCAGGGCCCTCGCCGACGCGGTGACGGAGCTGCGCGCGGCGGGCATCCCGCTGGACGCCCGGCTCGGCGACCACCAGTACGTCGTACGGAACGGTCGGCGCCTGCCGGTCGGCGGCGGCACCGAGTCCCTGGGAGTGTGGAACAAGATCGAGCCCGTGTGGGACACGGCGAACGGCGGCTACCGGGACAACGCGTTCGGGTCCAGTCACATCCAGGCCGTGGGCTGGGACGGCAGCCGCTGCCCGGTGGCCCGCACGCTGCTGACGTACTCCCAGTCGTCGAATCCGAACTCGCCCCACTTCGCGGACCAGACTCGGCTGTTCTCGGCCGAGAAGTGGGTCAAGGCACGGTTCTGCGAGAAGGACATCCTGTCGTCGCCCGCGCTGCGGGTGATCCGGGTGCACGGCTGA
- a CDS encoding cysteine hydrolase family protein translates to MTTLSDRPNSALLVIDVQNQVVDGAHNRDEVLANINTLVDKARAEGVPVVWVQHSSDELKSGSEGWEYVPELVRRDSEPLVHKKYGDSFEATELEDVLAEHGVGRLVVTGAQTDACVRSTLHGGLVRGYDVTLVGDAHTTQDLTKYGAPAPAEVIAHTNLYWQYQSAPGRTAGTVSTSEAAFTAAEEG, encoded by the coding sequence ATGACGACCCTGTCCGACCGCCCGAACAGCGCACTGCTCGTCATCGACGTCCAGAACCAAGTGGTGGACGGCGCCCACAACCGCGACGAGGTGCTCGCGAACATCAACACCCTCGTCGACAAGGCCCGTGCGGAGGGCGTGCCCGTGGTCTGGGTGCAGCACTCCAGCGACGAGCTGAAGTCGGGCAGCGAAGGCTGGGAGTACGTGCCGGAACTGGTCCGCCGCGACAGCGAGCCGCTGGTCCACAAGAAATACGGCGACTCCTTCGAGGCCACCGAGCTGGAGGACGTGCTCGCCGAGCACGGGGTCGGCCGACTGGTCGTCACGGGTGCCCAGACCGACGCGTGTGTCCGTTCCACCCTGCACGGCGGCCTGGTGCGCGGGTACGACGTGACGCTCGTCGGTGACGCCCACACCACGCAGGACCTCACGAAGTACGGCGCTCCGGCACCCGCCGAAGTGATCGCGCACACCAACCTCTACTGGCAGTACCAGAGCGCCCCCGGGCGCACCGCCGGGACGGTCAGCACCTCGGAGGCGGCCTTCACCGCCGCTGAGGAGGGCTGA
- a CDS encoding NAD(P)H-dependent flavin oxidoreductase: protein MQTELSKKLGIEHAVFGFTPFPAVAAAISRAGGFGVLGAVRYTAPDDLKRDLDWIEAHVDGRPYGLDVVMPARKVEGVTEAEVEAMIPEGHRQFVRDTLAKYGVPELAEGEASGWRITGWMEQVARSQLDVAFDYPIKLLANALGSPPADVVARAHDQNVLVAALAGSARHARKHAEGGIDIVVAQGYEAGGHTGEIASMVLTPEVVDAVDPLPVLAAGGIGSGRQVAAALALGAQGVWLGSLWLTVTEADMHSTAITQKLLAAGSGDTVRSRALTGKPARQLRTDWTDAWDSPDGPGTLPMPLQGLLVAEAVSRIQKYEVAPLLGTPVGQIVGRMNSERSVQAVFDDLTSGFEEAVNRVNRIAGRNADGSNAEGSDTDGKGGQS from the coding sequence ATGCAGACGGAGCTGAGCAAGAAACTGGGAATCGAGCACGCCGTCTTCGGCTTCACGCCGTTCCCCGCCGTCGCCGCGGCCATCAGCCGGGCCGGGGGTTTCGGGGTGCTCGGCGCGGTCCGATACACGGCGCCGGACGACCTCAAACGCGACCTGGACTGGATCGAGGCCCATGTCGACGGCCGGCCGTACGGCCTGGACGTCGTCATGCCGGCCCGGAAGGTCGAGGGGGTGACCGAGGCCGAGGTCGAGGCGATGATCCCCGAGGGGCACCGCCAGTTCGTCCGGGACACCCTGGCCAAGTACGGCGTGCCCGAGCTGGCCGAGGGCGAGGCGTCCGGGTGGCGCATCACGGGGTGGATGGAACAGGTCGCCCGCAGCCAGCTCGACGTGGCCTTCGACTACCCGATCAAACTGCTGGCGAACGCCCTGGGCTCGCCGCCCGCCGATGTCGTGGCCCGCGCGCACGACCAGAATGTGCTTGTCGCGGCCCTCGCGGGCAGCGCCCGGCACGCGCGCAAGCACGCCGAGGGCGGCATCGACATCGTCGTCGCGCAGGGCTACGAGGCGGGAGGGCACACCGGCGAGATCGCCTCCATGGTGCTGACTCCCGAAGTCGTCGACGCCGTCGACCCGTTGCCGGTGCTCGCCGCCGGCGGTATCGGCAGCGGACGGCAGGTGGCCGCGGCGCTCGCCCTCGGCGCCCAGGGGGTCTGGCTGGGCTCCCTCTGGCTGACCGTCACCGAGGCCGACATGCACTCGACCGCGATCACGCAGAAACTGCTCGCGGCCGGCTCGGGCGACACCGTCCGCTCCCGCGCCCTGACCGGCAAACCCGCACGTCAGCTCCGCACCGACTGGACCGACGCCTGGGACTCCCCCGACGGACCCGGCACCCTCCCCATGCCCCTGCAGGGGCTGCTCGTCGCCGAGGCCGTGTCGCGCATCCAGAAGTACGAGGTCGCACCGCTCCTCGGCACACCGGTCGGTCAGATCGTCGGCCGGATGAACAGCGAGCGGAGCGTCCAGGCCGTCTTCGACGACCTGACCAGCGGTTTCGAGGAGGCCGTGAACCGAGTCAACCGGATCGCGGGACGGAACGCCGACGGAAGCAATGCCGAGGGAAGCGACACGGACGGAAAGGGCGGCCAGTCTTGA
- a CDS encoding serine hydrolase gives MTEDAAGDRLTRRQLVGRTMALGGALAFASLPAGPAEATPRTTGRHPALRHGSPERAGLLPRHLDQLVADAEAFLAPSPNHPWYAGAVLLAGRGSTVALHRPIGMAVRYAAYDEQTDTGVEFPASEQIRMSEDTVFDLASVSKLFTSILAVQQLERGALELEGRVAAYLPEFARAGKQGVTIRQLLTHTSGFRAWIPLYNAPSREEKLELIWNQAPLNPPGTKYLYSDLNLISLQLVLEKITGLPLDTQLRERITAPLGMHRTRYNPPASWKPAIAATEDARAPWSGLDRGLVWGEVHDENAYSLGGVAGHAGVFSSAWDLAVLGRTLLNGGAYGRARILSPASVELMFTDFNTAFPGDEHGLGFELYQHWYMGAMATPRTAGHTGFTGTSLVLDPTTDSFLVVLGNSVHPVRSWRSGSAPRVAAANNLARAVPVRPRHGRTAWFSGMASATTATLTLPPLATTARSRLRCALWWDTEPQSDVLVLESSADGGTTWQPVPFMTATPDGTAHEHQTGSVTGWSGRVWQRLSADLPAAPALVLRWRYTTDRLYTGRGAYVDGLTVRGTDGTAFDETRPADAARIEAVGWTASTN, from the coding sequence ATGACGGAAGACGCGGCGGGCGACAGGCTGACGCGACGTCAGCTGGTCGGCCGGACCATGGCGTTGGGCGGCGCCCTGGCCTTCGCCTCCCTCCCCGCCGGACCGGCCGAGGCCACCCCCAGGACAACGGGCCGACACCCGGCCCTGCGTCACGGCTCACCCGAACGGGCCGGGCTCCTCCCCCGGCACCTGGACCAACTGGTCGCGGACGCCGAGGCGTTCCTCGCCCCCTCCCCGAACCACCCCTGGTACGCGGGCGCGGTGCTGCTCGCCGGCCGCGGCTCCACCGTGGCCCTCCATCGGCCGATCGGCATGGCGGTGCGCTATGCGGCCTACGACGAACAGACGGACACCGGCGTCGAGTTCCCGGCCTCGGAGCAGATCCGGATGTCCGAGGACACGGTGTTCGACCTCGCCTCGGTCTCCAAGCTGTTCACGTCGATCCTGGCCGTGCAGCAACTGGAGCGGGGCGCACTGGAGCTGGAGGGAAGGGTCGCCGCGTATCTGCCGGAGTTCGCGCGGGCCGGCAAGCAGGGGGTGACGATCCGTCAACTTCTCACCCATACATCGGGATTCCGCGCCTGGATCCCGCTCTACAACGCCCCGTCCCGAGAGGAGAAACTCGAACTCATCTGGAACCAGGCGCCCCTGAACCCGCCGGGCACCAAGTACCTCTACTCGGACCTCAATCTGATCTCGCTCCAGCTGGTCCTGGAGAAGATCACCGGCCTCCCCCTGGACACCCAGCTCCGCGAGCGGATCACCGCTCCGCTCGGCATGCACCGCACGCGCTACAACCCGCCCGCCTCCTGGAAACCGGCGATCGCCGCCACCGAGGACGCCCGCGCGCCCTGGTCCGGCCTCGACCGGGGCCTGGTGTGGGGCGAGGTGCACGACGAGAACGCCTACAGTCTCGGCGGAGTCGCCGGCCACGCGGGCGTCTTCTCGTCAGCCTGGGACCTGGCCGTTCTCGGCCGCACGCTGCTCAACGGCGGCGCCTACGGCAGGGCGCGCATCCTGTCGCCGGCGTCGGTCGAGCTGATGTTCACCGACTTCAACACGGCCTTCCCCGGGGACGAGCACGGACTCGGTTTCGAGCTCTACCAGCACTGGTACATGGGCGCGATGGCCACACCCCGCACCGCGGGGCACACCGGCTTCACCGGCACCTCGCTCGTCCTCGACCCGACGACCGACTCCTTCCTCGTCGTCCTCGGCAACTCCGTGCACCCCGTGCGCAGTTGGCGCTCCGGGTCCGCGCCCCGGGTCGCCGCCGCGAACAACCTGGCCCGCGCGGTGCCGGTCCGGCCCCGTCACGGACGTACGGCCTGGTTCTCCGGCATGGCGAGCGCGACGACGGCTACGCTCACCCTCCCGCCCCTCGCCACCACCGCCCGCTCCCGTCTGCGCTGCGCCCTGTGGTGGGACACCGAGCCGCAGTCGGACGTCCTGGTCCTGGAGTCCTCTGCCGACGGCGGCACGACCTGGCAGCCGGTCCCGTTCATGACAGCGACCCCGGACGGCACCGCGCACGAGCATCAGACGGGTTCGGTCACCGGCTGGTCGGGGCGCGTCTGGCAGCGCCTCTCGGCGGACCTTCCCGCCGCACCGGCCCTTGTCCTGCGCTGGCGGTACACGACCGATCGGCTGTACACCGGCCGTGGAGCGTACGTGGACGGCCTGACCGTACGCGGCACCGACGGCACCGCGTTCGACGAGACGCGCCCGGCGGACGCGGCACGTATCGAGGCGGTGGGCTGGACCGCGTCCACGAACTGA